One window from the genome of Kryptolebias marmoratus isolate JLee-2015 linkage group LG1, ASM164957v2, whole genome shotgun sequence encodes:
- the cd99 gene encoding CD99 molecule isoform X1 has translation MKFCLGTLLLLFLVPGSSTQDGFDLADAFDDVVTPPPKLQPKPPEKPKTDGELDLSDAFGPDDPATEKPKKPSSGGFDDFRFDLEDALKPDPNAKTDKPAIVPPKGGGGGGTFDDSDLFEVGAGDYKPDGGRSGIVILRDVKFTAEATVNYHEFSCISTNNWEEVKASRNFSLADSPSCPSFLISDPCSQLSNRIQVQDISLPIHGSSCSPAKSRPTASPISTLLRMLLWTPLPRPLRHHQVRVSGDDYPNLSPYFDHSSSQQFSAKSSSAGARAPKTSNQ, from the exons ATGAAGTTCTGTTTGGGGACACTTTTACTCCTATTTCTTGTTCCTGGAAGCTCAACACAAGACG GGTTTGACCTGGCTGATGCCTTCGATGATGTAG ttaCGCCGCCTCCAAAATTGCAGCCAAAGCCTCCGGAGAAACCTAAAACAGACG GTGAATTAGACCTTTCGGACGCATTTGGACCAG atgacCCGGCAACTGAAAAACCCAAGAAACCAAGTTCTGGAGGTTTTG ATGACTTTAGATTTGATCTGGAGGATGCCCTCAAACCTG ACCCCAATGCCAAAACTGACAAGCCTGCTATTGTTCCACcaaagggaggaggag GCGGTGGAACATTTGATGACTCAGACCTATTTGAAGTAGGAGCCGGAGACTACAAACCTGATGGGGGTCGCTCAGGAA TTGTGATTCTGCGTGATGTTAAATTCACTGCAGAAGCTACAGTAAACTACCATGAATTCAGCTGCATTTCCACTAATAACTGGGAAGAAGTGAAGGCTAGCCGAAATTTCAgcctggcagactcacccagctgtccatcatttctcatctcGGATCCTTGCTCCCAGCTGTCAAATCGCatccaggtgcaggatataagCCTCCCCAtccacggctcctcctgctcgccagccaagtctcgtcCCACCGCCTCCCCGATCTCCACCCTCCTTCGTATGCTCCTTTGGACTCCCCTTCCTCGTCCTCTacgccaccaccaggtccgggtcTCGGGGGatgactaccctaatctctcaccctacttcgatcattcaagctcacagcagTTCTCTGCAAAAtcgtcttctgccggggcccgagcgccaaagacctctaaccaataa
- the cd99 gene encoding CD99 molecule isoform X2, with protein sequence MKFCLGTLLLLFLVPGSSTQDGFDLADAFDDVVTPPPKLQPKPPEKPKTDGELDLSDAFGPDDPATEKPKKPSSGGFDDFRFDLEDALKPDPNAKTDKPAIVPPKGGGGGGTFDDSDLFEVGAGDYKPDGGRSGNRANDPESDTQDRTNDPGSDTQGSGPMAGIISAIGVALVGAASSYFAYQKKKLCFKIQGGQDPESGKGQPGTHSEPQVFSNLLQSDRT encoded by the exons ATGAAGTTCTGTTTGGGGACACTTTTACTCCTATTTCTTGTTCCTGGAAGCTCAACACAAGACG GGTTTGACCTGGCTGATGCCTTCGATGATGTAG ttaCGCCGCCTCCAAAATTGCAGCCAAAGCCTCCGGAGAAACCTAAAACAGACG GTGAATTAGACCTTTCGGACGCATTTGGACCAG atgacCCGGCAACTGAAAAACCCAAGAAACCAAGTTCTGGAGGTTTTG ATGACTTTAGATTTGATCTGGAGGATGCCCTCAAACCTG ACCCCAATGCCAAAACTGACAAGCCTGCTATTGTTCCACcaaagggaggaggag GCGGTGGAACATTTGATGACTCAGACCTATTTGAAGTAGGAGCCGGAGACTACAAACCTGATGGGGGTCGCTCAGGAA ATCGTGCAAATGACCCTGAAAGCGATACTCAAG ATCGTACAAATGACCCTGGAAGCGATACTCAAG GATCTGGACCCATGGCAGGAATCATTAGTGCCATAGGAGTCGCTCTGGTGGGAGCAGCATCCAGTTACTTTGCCTACCAGAAGAAAAAACTCTGCTTCAAAATTCAAGGAG GTCAGGATCCAGAGAGTGGTAAGGGTCAACCAGGTACTCATTCAGAACCTCAAG TTTTCAGCAACCTGCTCCAGTCTGACAGAACCTG
- the cd99 gene encoding CD99 molecule isoform X3, protein MKFCLGTLLLLFLVPGSSTQDGFDLADAFDDVVTPPPKLQPKPPEKPKTDGELDLSDAFGPDDPATEKPKKPSSGGFDDFRFDLEDALKPDPNAKTDKPAIVPPKGGGGGGTFDDSDLFEVGAGDYKPDGGRSGNRANDPESDTQDRTNDPGSDTQDPDHKWGQVLKMLYANMPEEFFVWMSNLKQVLTPLLERVQDLLQALP, encoded by the exons ATGAAGTTCTGTTTGGGGACACTTTTACTCCTATTTCTTGTTCCTGGAAGCTCAACACAAGACG GGTTTGACCTGGCTGATGCCTTCGATGATGTAG ttaCGCCGCCTCCAAAATTGCAGCCAAAGCCTCCGGAGAAACCTAAAACAGACG GTGAATTAGACCTTTCGGACGCATTTGGACCAG atgacCCGGCAACTGAAAAACCCAAGAAACCAAGTTCTGGAGGTTTTG ATGACTTTAGATTTGATCTGGAGGATGCCCTCAAACCTG ACCCCAATGCCAAAACTGACAAGCCTGCTATTGTTCCACcaaagggaggaggag GCGGTGGAACATTTGATGACTCAGACCTATTTGAAGTAGGAGCCGGAGACTACAAACCTGATGGGGGTCGCTCAGGAA ATCGTGCAAATGACCCTGAAAGCGATACTCAAG ATCGTACAAATGACCCTGGAAGCGATACTCAAG ATCCTGACCACAAGTGGGGCCAGGTCCTGAAGATGCTTTATGCTAACATGCCAGAGGAGTTCTTTGTTTGGATGTCCAACTTAAAGCAAGTCTTAACACCCCTGCTAGAGAGGGTACAGGACCTGTTGCAGGCTCTGCCATGA